A genome region from Panicum virgatum strain AP13 chromosome 4K, P.virgatum_v5, whole genome shotgun sequence includes the following:
- the LOC120705015 gene encoding replication protein A 70 kDa DNA-binding subunit C-like: MGGGWGGMEEAVAAIPRRQHRVLQLAAAPRPLAASPPAARRYLLALSDGTRLKLGVLATSLNHLVTGGALRRGTVLHVLDFSNGLIQNNRRIMIDIQLEILQPEFAALIGSVIDCEPNATQHIGVSCSGGRGSHEPCFMPGAQQVVCTLSAEPPVNNLPFGKFISSMPTQQVMPLSLLAILMEIQCHHQICIQLQCICMDRSYIARNESPLCIESLPSQMEDQG; this comes from the exons atgggaggaggatggggagggatggaggaggcggtggcggcgatacCGCGCAGGCAGCACCGGGTGCTGCAGCTAGCGGCAGCGCCGCGGCCGCTCGCCGCGTCCCcgcccgcggcgcggcggtACCTCCTCGCGCTCTCCGACGGCACGCGGCTGAAGCTGGGCGTGCTCGCCACGTCCCTAAACCACCTCGTCACCGGCGGCGCGCTCCGCCGCGGCACCGTCCTCCACGTCCTCGACTTCAGCAATGGACTCATCCAGAACAACCGGAG GATCATGATTGATATCCAACTTGAGATACTGCAACCTGAGTTTGCAGCGCTGATCGGCAGTGTCATAGATTGTGAGCCCAATGCAACTCAGCATATTGGCGTATCCTGTTCTGGTGGTCGTGGGAGCCACGAGCCTTGCTTCATGCCAGGTGCTCAGCAAGTTGTTTGCACTCTAAGTGCAGAACCTCCTGTGAATAATCTTCCGTTCGGTAAATTTATTAGTTCAATGCCAACACAGCAGGTGATGCCTTTGTCCCTTCTGGCAATACTCATGGAAATCCAATGCCACCATCAAATCTGCATTCAACTCCAATGTATATGCATGGATAGAAGCTATATTGCTAGGAATGAGTCTCCTCTTTGCATCGAATCCTTACCAAGCCAGATGGAAGATCAAGGCTAG
- the LOC120702784 gene encoding cytochrome b-c1 complex subunit 8-like, giving the protein MGKTPVRMKAVVYALSPFQQKVMPGLWKDITTKIHHKVTENWISATLLLGPVVGTYQYAMWYKEQEKLSHRY; this is encoded by the exons ATGGGGAAAACTCCGGTGAGGATGAAGGCGGTGGTGTACGCGCTGTCGCCGTTCCAGCAGAAGGTGATGCCGGGGCTGTGGAAGGACATCACCACCAAGATCCACCACAAGGTCACCGAGAACTGGATCTCCGCCACGCTCCTCCTCGGCCCCGTCGTCGGCACCTACCA ATATGCGATGTGGTAcaaggagcaggagaagctatcCCACAGATACTAA
- the LOC120702785 gene encoding uncharacterized protein LOC120702785: MGIGTLMEALQVGALQTKDQKKAGGVPSMSALMGFGGQMVQGKPQEELMERYFHPDHLSSAEKMKLELKRVRDKFKMSENDCGSARVQVAQLTTKIKHLSATLHKMDKHSRKGLQEMVQRRKKYLKYLRRTDWDSYCLVLKSLGLRDVPEYKAPDYKSKSNTKSKTKKKSRRRMKA, translated from the exons ATGGGCATCGGAACGCTTATGGAGGCGCTGCAGGTTGGAGCGCTCCAGACCAAGGATCAGAAGAAGGCTGGCGGCG TGCCGAGTATGTCAGCTTTGATGGGCTTTGGCGGGCAGATGGTGCAGGGCAAGCCACAAGAGGAGCTGATGGAGAGG TATTTCCATCCTGATCACTTGTCATCGGCTGAGAAGATGAAGCTGGAGCTGAAGAGGGTAAGGGACAAGTTCAAAATGTCAGAGAATGACTGTGGTTCTGCAAGAGTTCAAG TAGCACAACTCACTACAAAAATCAAACATTTGTCAGCTACTCTACATAAGATG GACAAGCATTCTAGAAAGGGACTGCAAGAAATGGTCCAAAGGAGGAAGAAATATCTCAAGTACTTGCGGAGAACCGACTGGGATTCGTACTGCCTAGTGTTGAAAAGCTTAGGGCTCCGTGATGTGCCGGAATACAAGGCCCCAGATTACAAAAGCAAGAGCAACACCAAGTCCAAAACCAAGAAAAAGAGCAGAAGAAGGATGAAGGCATAA
- the LOC120702786 gene encoding hydroxyproline O-galactosyltransferase HPGT2-like has product METLASAMRRENRRFKAPSSSAGAGVASGRVPLVMAFLSCLAWLYVAGRLWQDAQTRAILSGLLEKNSGNLPKVLSVEDKLRNLGCKEIGRKIVEAEMDLTKAKSEGYLWGNRTAAVDSEKKQQLLAVIGVYTGFGSRLKRNTFRGSWMPRGDALKKLEEKGVVIRFVIGRSANRGDTLDRNIDDENRRTKDFLILESHEEAAEELPSKAKFFFSAAVEAWDAEFYVKVEDNINLDLAGLIEMLEGRRGNQGLYMGCMKSGVVVSEEGQQWYEPEWWKFGDSKTYFRHASGSLFILSNNLARYININSASLQSYAHDDISVGSWMMGVNATYVDDDRLCCGSSRQEKVCSNA; this is encoded by the exons atggAGACGCTGGCCAGCGCCATGCGGCGCGAGAACCGCCGCTTCAAggctccctcctcctccgcgggcgccggcgtcgCCTCGGGCCGGGTCCCTCTCGTCATGGCCTTCCTCTCCTGCCTCGCCTGGCTCTACGTCGCCGGCCG GTTGTGGCAGGACGCGCAGACCCGGGCGATCCTGTCCGGCCTCCTCGAGAAGAATTCCGGCAAC CTCCCGAAGGTGCTCTCGGTGGAGGACAAGCTGAGGAACCTCGGATGCAA GGAGATCGGGAGGAAGATTGTTGAGGCGGAGATGGACCTGACCAAGGCCAAGAGCGAGGGGTACTTGTGGGGGAACAGGACTGCTGCTGTGGATTCTGAGAAGAagcagcagcttcttgccgTCATTGGAGTTTACACCGGTTTCGGCTCCCGGCTTAAGAGGAACACCTTCCGTGGCTCGTGGATGCCAAGAG GTGATGCTctgaagaagcttgaggaaaAGGGTGTAGTCATTCGTTTTGTTATTGGTCGGag TGCAAATAGAGGGGATACCTTGGACCGTAATATTGACGATGAAAATCGGAGGACAAAGGACTTCTTGATTCTT GAAAGTCACGAAGAGGCTGCAGAAGAATTACCGAGTAAAGCAAAATTTTTCTTCAGTGCTGCAGTTGAAGCCTGGGATGCAGAATTCTATGTCAAAGTTGAGGATAACATTAATCTTGACTTAG CTGGGTTAATTGAGATGCTTGAAGGCCGGCGAGGTAATCAAGGATTGTACATGGGCTGTATGAAATCAGGGGTTGTTGTAAGCGAAGA GGGCCAACAATGGTACGAACCTGAGTGGTGGAAATTTGGAGACTCAAAAAC ATATTTTCGCCATGCTTCTGGTTCTTTGTTTATTCTCTCGAACAATTTGGCTCGTTACATCAACATAAACAG TGCATCACTTCAGAGCTATGCACATGATGATATATCAGTAGGTTCATGGATGATGGGAGTGAATGCAACATACGTCGATGATGATCGGTTGTGCTGCGGTAGTTCTAGACAAG AGAAAGTATGTTCCAATGCTTGA
- the LOC120702787 gene encoding uncharacterized protein LOC120702787 isoform X2: MLLYTFLLKSVCILLAQNSYRLGQVSVEPYSCRDCPSMEASKENASKEYADFEEKVKRTIYIDHLSPQVTTPVIKAALAQCANVTNVEFIVNYTIPYDIPSAALVELDDEMQAKAAVELMTDFPFIIGGMPRPVRATYAKAEMFRDRPPCPDLKKYFRWIKQGDGEYEAMRKLKNLAKRQEAENMALIKNLLDEEKELAKQQQEALNGNGKKYQMLENVVSDGTIRNLAHHYGVKLDD; this comes from the exons ATGCTTTTGTACACTTTTCTCCTGAAATCCGTATGCATACTTCTTGCACAAAACAGTTACAGATTAGGGCAAGTAAGCGTTGAACCTTATTCCTGCAGAGATTGCCCTTCTATGGAGGCATCCAAAGAAAATGCTTCCAAGGAGTATGCTGATTTCGAAGAGAAGGTTAAGAGGACCATATATATCGACCATCTTTCTCCTCAAGTTACGACCCCAGTCATCAAAGCAGCTCTTGCCCAGTGTGCAAATGTTACCAATGTGGAGTTCATTGTCAACTACACAATCCCGTATGATATACCTTCTGCCGCGTTGGTAGAATTGGATGATGAAATGCAGGCCAAGGCTGCTGTAGAATTGATGACTGATTTCCCATTCATAATTGGTGGAATGCCAAGGCCTGTACGTGCTACCTATGCAAAGGCTGAGATGTTCCGGGATCGCCCTCCTTGCCCTGATCTTAAGAAATATTTCCGCTGGATAAAACAAGGAGATGGTGAGTATGAAGCAATGAGGAAACTGAAAAACCTTGCAAAGAGGCAAGAGGCAGAGAACATGGCTCTCATAAAG AATCTATTGGACGAGGAGAAGGAACTGGCAAAGCAGCAGCAAGAAGCACTTAATGGGAATGGCAAGAAGTATCAAATGCTGGAAAATGTGGTGTCGGATGGAACCATCAGGAACCTTGCTCATCATTACGGAGTGAAGCTGGATGACTGA
- the LOC120702787 gene encoding uncharacterized protein LOC120702787 isoform X1 → MEASKENASKEYADFEEKVKRTIYIDHLSPQVTTPVIKAALAQCANVTNVEFIVNYTIPYDIPSAALVELDDEMQAKAAVELMTDFPFIIGGMPRPVRATYAKAEMFRDRPPCPDLKKYFRWIKQGDGEYEAMRKLKNLAKRQEAENMALIKNLLDEEKELAKQQQEALNGNGKKYQMLENVVSDGTIRNLAHHYGVKLDD, encoded by the exons ATGGAGGCATCCAAAGAAAATGCTTCCAAGGAGTATGCTGATTTCGAAGAGAAGGTTAAGAGGACCATATATATCGACCATCTTTCTCCTCAAGTTACGACCCCAGTCATCAAAGCAGCTCTTGCCCAGTGTGCAAATGTTACCAATGTGGAGTTCATTGTCAACTACACAATCCCGTATGATATACCTTCTGCCGCGTTGGTAGAATTGGATGATGAAATGCAGGCCAAGGCTGCTGTAGAATTGATGACTGATTTCCCATTCATAATTGGTGGAATGCCAAGGCCTGTACGTGCTACCTATGCAAAGGCTGAGATGTTCCGGGATCGCCCTCCTTGCCCTGATCTTAAGAAATATTTCCGCTGGATAAAACAAGGAGATGGTGAGTATGAAGCAATGAGGAAACTGAAAAACCTTGCAAAGAGGCAAGAGGCAGAGAACATGGCTCTCATAAAG AATCTATTGGACGAGGAGAAGGAACTGGCAAAGCAGCAGCAAGAAGCACTTAATGGGAATGGCAAGAAGTATCAAATGCTGGAAAATGTGGTGTCGGATGGAACCATCAGGAACCTTGCTCATCATTACGGAGTGAAGCTGGATGACTGA
- the LOC120702789 gene encoding probable 2-oxoglutarate-dependent dioxygenase ANS: MAHQGQLVQEVAAGGLAAPPSRYVLREKDRPTGGGSAAAELLDFPTVDVQRLAEPGDVEEVAKLQAALESWGLFAVTGHGIPEALLDDIREATREFFHLPSEEKLKYANQTDGGEFQNEGYGIDRVDSDEQILDWCDRFYLQVQPEEMRQLRLWPSRPPSLGKLLHEYTLRSELVARQVLRAMARALGFEEEFFAGRRVGEQVASYARFTDYPPCPRPETDNSVITTLLLDPDVGGLQVLRGGRWVGVPVLGRGELLLVVGDEMEIMSNAAFRALTHRVVASGRERMSLVLFYQPEPHRDLEPAAELVDAARPARYRRLGVKDFGDGFWDAFALGEPTIDFLDARVGKEAAAVSGA; the protein is encoded by the exons ATGGCGCATCAGGGGCAGCTGGTGCAGGAGGTAGCCGCCGGTGGCCTCGCCGCGCCACCGAGCAGGTACGTGCTGAGGGAGAAGGACCGCCCAACTggtggcggcagcgcggcggcggagcttctgGACTTCCCCACCGTTGACGTGCAGCGCCTGGCCGAGCCCGGCGACGTCGAGGAGGTCGCCAAGCTCCAAGCGGCGCTCGAATCATGGGGCCTCTTCGCG GTGACCGGCCATGGCATCCCGGAGGCGCTCCTCGACGACATCCGCGAAGCCACAAGGGAGTTCTTCCACCTGCCGTCAGAGGAGAAGCTCAAGTACGCCAATCAGACCGACGGCGGCGAGTTCCAGAACGAAGGCTACGGCATCGACCGCGTGGACTCCGACGAGCAGATCCTAGACTGGTGCGACCGGTTCTACCTCCAGGTCCAGCCGGAGGAGATGCGGCAGCTGCGGCTCTGGCCCAGCCGCCCGCCGTCCCTCGGGAAGCTCCTGCACGAGTACACGCTGCGGAGCGAGCTGGTGGCCAGGCAAGTGCTCAGGGCCATGGCGAGGGCCCTGGGCTTCGAGGAGGAGTtcttcgccggccgccgcgtcggCGAGCAGGTGGCCTCGTACGCGCGCTTCACCGACTATCCGCCGTGCCCGCGGCCAGAGACCGACAACTCCGTGATCACCACCCTCCTCCTGGACCCCGACGTCGGCGGCCTCCAGGTGCTCAGGGGCGGGCGGTGGGTCGGCGTGCCCGTGCTCGGCcgcggcgagctgctgctggtCGTCGGCGACGAGATGGAGATCATGAGCAACGCGGCGTTCCGGGCGCTGACGCACCGCGTGGTGGCGAGCGGCAGGGAGAGGATGTCGCTGGTGCTCTTCTACCAGCCGGAGCCGCACCGGGACCTGGAGCCcgcggcggagctggtggacgcggcgcggccggcgcggtACAGGAGGCTCGGCGTCAAGGACTTCGGCGACGGGTTCTGGGACGCGTTCGCGCTCGGCGAGCCCACCATCGACTTCCTCGACGCCAGGGTcggcaaggaggcggcggccgtctCCGGCGCTTGA